In Heyndrickxia vini, the sequence TTACGGGAGTCAAAGCGCTCTCTAATGTCAATTTTAAAGTTGAGAAAGGCGAGATTCACTGTTTAGTTGGTGAAAATGGAGCAGGCAAATCAACATTAATGAAAGTGCTCAGCGGTGTTTATCCGTACGGTTCCTATCAAGGTGATATCGTTTTTGAGGGCAATATACAACAGTTCCACAAAATTAACGATAGTGTAGATACTGGAATTGTCATTATCTATCAGGAATTAGCCCTTTTTCCAGATCTTTCAGTCTACGAAAATATATTCATAGGGAATGAAATCAAACGTAGAGGAATTATCGACTCAAATCAGACGATTAGCAGAGCCAAAGAATTATTGCAAAAGGTAAAGCTTAATATAAATCCTGAAACGCTAGTAAAGGATTTAAGTGTTGGAAAACAACAACTAGTGGAAATTGCAAAGGCATTAAGCAAGAACGTAAAACTCCTAATTCTTGATGAACCAACTGCTGCCCTTAATGAAAATGATAGCGAAAATCTTTTAGATTTGTTACGTGAACTTAAAAGACAAGGTATTTCCTGTATTATGATTTCACACAAATTAAAAGAGGTTATTTCTATCGCTGATAAAGCGACTGTGTTACGTGACGGGAAAACAATTTGTACATTAGACGCAGCTAAAGAGGAAATTTCAGAAGTACGAATTATCAAAAACATGGTTGGGCGGGAAATTGAAGATATTTATCCAAAAAGACCAGACAAAAAAATTGGCGAGAAAGTTCTCGAGGTTAGAAGCTGGTTTGCCTTTGACTCCCAATTGGGTCGACATGTTGCAAAAGATATTAACATTCACGTAAACAAAGGAGAAATTGTTGGGATTGCAGGTCTTATGGGATCGGGTAGAACTGAATTTGCACTAAGCATATTTGGGAACCCAAAATCTTATAAATTACACGGTGAATTACTAGTTGAAGGAGTACCGAAATCATTTAAACATACAAGTGAAGCAATCAAGGCGGGAATCGCCTATGTCACTGAGGATCGTAAGGGTGATGGCCTTTTTTTAGCTCAGGATATTAAGCGAAATGTAACTGCAGCCTATTTGCAAGGAATCTCCACGAACGGAATGATGAATGAAAATGAAGAAGTGAAAGTAGCCAATGAATATAAAAATTCGCTCTATATAAAAGCTTCTTCAATCGAACAAATCGTTGGCAATCTAAGCGGTGGTAATCAACAGAAGGTTTCATTAGGAAAGTGGCTTTTTGTTGGTCCAAAGCTATTAATCTTAGATGAACCAACGCGCGGGATTGATGTAGGGGCTAAATTTGAAATATATACAATCATGAATAAGCTGATTAGCCAAGGAATGAGCATTATCATGATTTCTTCTGAGCTTGGTGAAGTGTTAGGGATGAGTGATCGTATATATGTTATGGCACAAGGCGAAATCAAAGGCGAGTTGTCAATAGATGCGGCCAATCAAGAAAATATCATGCAACTTGCTACGCAATAGGAGGTTCACTAATGGATTTTTATAATGAATTTAAAACGTTAATGAAAGTAAATATTCGTGAGTACGGAATGTATATTGCACTGTTGATCATTTTGATTACGTTCACAATTATGACCGACGGACTTTTTATGTCGTCACGTAATATAAGTAATCTCCTTGACGCAACAGGCTACATCGCCGTTCTAGCTGTCGGAATGACGCTTGTTATCGTTATTCGGCATATTGATTTATCGGTTGGATTTGGAGCAGGATTTTTAGGTGCGATTGCCGCAATACTCCTTACTCAAGCAGGCATGCCTGTTATTGTTGTTATTCCAGTCATCTTAATCTTTGGAATTATTGTAGGTTTATTTATTGGCTTACTCGTAGCAACGATAGGGATTCCTTCCTTTGTCGCAACTCTCGCAGGCATGCTAATTTTTAGAGGAGCACTCCTTCAAGTAACGGCTAAAACCGGAACAATTATCATTAACAATGATCACTTTAACTCTATTGGCAATGGGTTTATCCCATCAATTGCTACAATCAATGGATTGCATATCCTCTCATTGATTGTTGGTGCGATTGGAATATTGTTTTATATTTATAGAGAAATATCGATACGAAAAAACAAGCTCAAGTACAATTTCGAAATTGTTTCCTTTCCTATATTTATATTAAAATTAGTCTTTGTTTCAGCGATTATTGCTTATATCACTTGGATTCTTGCAGGATACAATGGATTTTCCTGGACCGTTGTCATTATGTTAGTCGTTACGATGATCTACCACTTTCTTTCTACAAAAACCGTGCTTGGTAGACATATCTATGCTGTTGGTAGCAACCCGGAAGCTGCACATCTTAGTGGAATCAATGTGAAAAAGATTACGTATATTGTTTTCGGGTCTATGGGCATGTTAGCCGCGCTTTCGGGTATATTATTCACCTCCCGTTTGCAATCCGCTACAACCACTGCTGGAACATTGTTTGAATTAGATGCAATTGCTGCTGCCTATGTAGGTGGTGTATCCGCCGCCGGTGGAGTAGGAAAAATAACTGGGGCAATTATTGGTGCAGTAGTTATGGCCGCCTTATCTAACGGCATGAATTTGTTAGGCGTCGGCATCTCCTACCAATACATCATCCGTGGTGGTGTATTAGCTTTAGCTGTTATCTTCGATGTACTGACACGCAAACAAAGAGCATAAAACTACAATTAAAAAAGAGGATTAAAACTTCTGTCATTTGCAAAGTGCTGTTTTGAGTACCAATTTATTGATTTTCATAATCTGATTTGTGAAAAGCTACTAATTCCCGCATCTAGGTGCAGGAGGAGACGCACTTATCAGTTGGCGATTAGGTTAAATCCCAGAGATGATACATAGGCGGAAAGATTCCGCCTATGTAGTATTTATTAATAAAAAAAGCTTAAATAGAAGGAGAAATTCCGCCTATTGACTCGAAAAATGCAAAAATAGGAGATTTTGCTTTGCATAGGCGGAAAATCTTCCCTTATATACCCCCGAAGCGATCTCCATTCTGCATTTAACCGGAAAATTCCCGCTTATTTTACTTTTGCTGGTTACTCGATTACGGACGAGCAAAAGGCACTTGACCCCTGTGGGATATAGAAGAACGACCCTTTATTTATTCCGAAAAATAGCATTTAGTGTCTAATTTTTGAAATGATCATAAATTAAATAAATAGTGCGTACTTTTCATTTGACCCCAAATAATTATTTCTATATAATAATTAATATAAATTAATATTGATTATAGATTTTACAATTGAAGGATTATGGGAATACTTAATCTGTTATCTATAATCAATATAACACAAAATAGGAGGAAATTAATAATGTCTCTAATAGGAAAAGAAGTACTACCATTTACTGCACAAGCATACAGAAACGGTGATTTCATGGAAGTTTCTGAACAAAATTTCAAAGGTCACTGGAGTGTCGTTTGCTTCTACCCTGCAGACTTCACTTTCGTTTGCCCGACTGAACTTGAAGACCTTCAAGAACAATATCCTGCGCTACAAGAATTAGGAGTTGAAGTATTCTCTGTTTCAAGAGATTCTCATTTCACACATAAAGCATGGCACGATACATCAGAAGCAATTGGTAAAATTACTTACACAATGATTGGTGATCCTGCACACGTTCTTTCTCGCAACTTTGATGTATTCATCGAAGAATTAGGACAAGCTGATCGCGGTACTTTCATTATTGATCCAGATGGTATCATCCAAGCAATTGAAATCAATGCTGATGGTATTGGACGTGATGCAAGCACCCTTATTAATAAAGTGAAAGCTGCACAATATGTTCGCAACAATCCAGGTGAAGTTTGCCCAGCAAAATGGAAGGAAGGCGCTGAAACACTTAAACCAAGCCTAGATCTTGTTGGTAAAATCTAAGGGGTGCTATAAATGATACTTGAATCAGATATTAAGGCACAATTAAATCAGTATTTACAACTATTAGAAAACGATGTACTTCTTAAAGTAAGTGCAAGTTCTGATAAGTTATCAAATGACATGCTAGCTCTTGCTGATGAGCTAGCAACGATGTCATCTAGAATTAAAGTAGAACAAACAACATTAGAGAGAACACCTAGCTTTAGTGTAAATCGTATCGGAGACGATACTGGAGTAGCTTTCGCAGGAATTCCTCTTGGTCATGAGTTTACTTCATTCGTATTAGCTCTTCTTCAAGTAAGCGGAAGAGCACCGAAAATTGACCAAAGCTTAATCGATCGTGTGAAAGGCATTAAGGGTGAATATCATTTTGAAACTTACGTAAGCCTGACATGCCATAACTGTCCTGATGTAGTTCAGGCATTAAACATCATGTCAGTTCTAAATCCTGGTATTACTCATACGATGATTGATGGTGCAGCATTCAAAGAAGAAGTAGAGAGCAAAAATATTATGGCTGTGCCAACGGTTTTCCTAAACGGTGAATCCTTCGGCAGTGGTCGAATGACTTTGGAAGAAATTCTTGCAAAAATGGGAAGCACAGCTGATGCTTCTGAGTTTTCCGACAAAGAACCATTTGATGTTCTTGTTGTCGGCGGCGGTCCATCTGGTGCCAGTGCAGCGATCTATGCAGCACGCAAAGGCATTCGCACAGGCATTGTCGCAGAACGCTTTGGCGGTCAAATCATGGATACGCTCGGCATAGAAAACTTCATTAGTGTTAAGTATACTGAAGGTCCAAAACTTGCAGCTAGCCTTGAAGAGCATGTAAAGGAATATAACATTGATGTTATGAATACGCAGCGTGCTAAACGATTAGAAAAGAACGAATTTGTTGAAATTGAGTTAGAAAACGGCGCTGTTCTTAAGAGCAAGTCGGTTATCCTTTCAACAGGTGCTCGCTGGCGTAATATCGGTGTTCCTGGTGAAGCAGAATTTAAGAACAAAGGTGTAGCTTACTGCCCACACTGTGACGGTCCATTATTTGAAGGAAAGGATGTAGCAGTAATTGGTGGCGGTAATTCCGGTATTGAAGCGGCTATTGACCTTGCCGGAATCGTGAAACATGTAACCGTTCTTGAATTCTCCGCAGAACTAAAAGCCGATACTGTATTACAAGATCGCCTTTATAGCCTTCCAAATGTAACGGTTATTAAAAATGCACAAACAAAGGAAATTACCGGAACTGACAAAGTTAACGGTATTACCTATATTGACCGTGAAACGGAAGAAGAGCGTCACATTGAATTGCAAGGTGTGTTTGTTCAAATCGGTCTTGTTCCAAATACCGATTGGTTAGGTGAAACGGTTGAACGTACGAGAACCGGAGAAATTGTTGTCGATAATCACGGGGCTACAAACATTCCCGGAGTATTTGCTGCTGGTGATTGTACAAATAGTCCTTATAAACAAATTATTATTTCCATGGGCTCTGGAGCAACTGCAGCTCTAGGGGCATTCGACTATCTTATTAGAAATTAATTAATACCTTTTTGGAAAGTCGCTTTCTATAGATTAATAGGGAAGCGACTTTTTTTGTCCCATTAATTATAAATTTGGTATTTGCCAATCAATCTCTTCCTTCCCAATTTCCCGTAAAATTGCATTCGTCCGAGAAAATGGGCTACTACCGAAGAAGCCTCTGTTAGCGGAAAATGGGCTCGGATGAGGAGACTTGATGATAAAATGCCTAGGTGAGGTAATTAATTGTTGTTTTTGCTGGGCAAATTTCCCCCAAAGAATAAATACAACCGGTGTCTCCCTTTGATTCAAAGTTTCTATCACTTTATCAGTGAATATCTCCCAGCCTAAACCTTTATGTGAGTTTGGAATTCCCGCTCTCACGGTTAAGACGGCATTTAGCATTAAAACACCTTGCTTTGCCCATTTTACAAGGTAGCCATTATCCGGGATATAGCAGCCTAAATCAGTATGTAGTTCCTTATAAATATTTTGCAATGACGGGGGAATTTTCACTTCTGGTTTAACGGAGAAGCTTAACCCATGAGCTTGTCCTGGGCCGTGATAGGGATCTTGGCCAATAATAACGACCTTCGTATCGTTAAATGAAGTAAAATGCAGTGCATTAAAAATATCATTCTGGTCTGGATAAATCACTCTCGTTTGATATTCTTGCTTCAGTGATTTTCTTAATTGTTGATAATATGGCTTTTTAAACTCTCCTTCTAGTATAGGAGCCCAATCGTTTTTTAAAATCTCCATGTCCACTTTTCACTCATTTCTTTTATTTTAACGTTTCCGCTAAATGCCTATATTAGGTTGTTGATTTTCGTGGCAGGTACTCGCTTTTTATGCTTTTGCGTGAACCTCCTCATAAAAAAAAGCACCTATAATGAACTGAACCCCAAACGTTAGGCATTTAAACTAACATCGGAGGTGCAGTTATTAAAAGATGCTCTTTTAGCAAAATTAGCTAGATACTGTTTCCTTTTCACTATGACTTAGGCCAAGAGCCTGCGCTGTTGAAGTATGAACTTCTTTGAAAAGCTCTGGATTTTCCACTAGTGATAAACCATAGGATGGAATCATTTCTTTTATTTTCGGTTCCCACTCTTTTTGATGCTCTGGGAAGCACTTTTTAATTATATCAAGCATGACATGAACGGCAGTAGAAGCACCTGGAGAAGCACCTAACAATGCAGCGATTGTTCCGTTAGCTCCAGTAATAACTTCCGTACCAAATTGAAGTGTGCCTTTGCCACCCGCTTCAGTATCTTTTATAACTTGTACACGTTGACCCGCTACGACGATATCCCAATCTTCACTTTTCGCATTTGGAACAAATTCCCGCAATTCCTCAATACGCTGTTCCTTCGATAACATTAGTTGTTGGACTAGGTATTTTGTTAATGGTATATTTTTTGCACCCGCCGCTAACATAGTGAACACATTATTTGGTTTAACCGATAGGATTAAATCCATATTTGAACCCGTTTTTAAAAATTTTGGTGAGAATCCTGCAAATGGTCCAAATAACAATGACTTTTTTTTATTGTCGATATATCTTGTATCAAGATGCGGTACAGACATTGGAGGTGCGCCAACTGCGGCTTTTCCGTATACTTTTGCATGATGTTGCTCGACAATCTCCTGATTGTTGCATACCAAGAATAATCCGCTTACAGGGAATCCGCCAATATGCTTACTTTCGGGAATACCTGTTTTTTGCAGTAAAGGCAGACTTCCTCCCCCACCGCCGATAAAGACAAATTTTGAAGTATGGCGTTCGATACTGCCAGTTTCCATATTCCACACTTTTAATTCCCATAAACCGTCTTCTGTACGTTTAATATCCTCTACCTGATGCTTGTATCTAATATCAACATCTTTACTCTTTAAGTGATCAAACAATATTCGTGTTAATGCACCAAAGTTTACATCTGTTCCAGAGTCAATTTTCGTAGCCGCAATTGGTTCCTTCGATGTACGGTTTTCCATAATAAGTGGAATCCATTCCATTAGTTTATTCGGGTCTTCGGAAAATTCCATTCCTTGAAATAACGGATTATTTGAAAGGGCTTTAAAACGCTTTTTCAAAAACGAAACATTATTCTCCCCTTGTACTAAACTCATATGCGGCAATGGCATGATAAAATCCTGAGGATTACTTATCAAATTACTGTTTACAAGATAAGACCAAAACTGTCTTGAAAGCTGAAATTGTTCGTTAATCGTTATCGCTTTACTAATATCTAAGGTTCCATCTGGCTTTTCAACGGTATAGTTAAGCTCGCATAGTGCGGAATGACCCGTTCCCGCATTATTCCATTCGTTCGAACTTTCCTCTCCTGGGCTTTCAAGCTTCTCAAAAACTGTAATTTTCCAGTCCGGTACTAATTCCTTCAAGAGTGTCCCTAAAGTTGCACTCATAATTCCGGCACCAATTAAGATAACATCTGTAGTCGTTTGTCTGTTACTCATCTTTACCGTCCCTTTATACCCTAATATTTGCAGAAAAAGTGTGGGTGTACCCGTCTAAAAACATAGCAAGACAAGGCATAACCTATTCATACCTTTTCCGTATCAATTTTCACCTAATTATAGTATATCACTATTATTTATAGAATAAAATATTCACTATTAAGGAGAAAGTCGTTATATACATATAAATTAAAATTGGAAAATGCGCTTCCCAAACCTACAAAAAATTCTAACATTTAATATCTCAACCATTGACACTCGATGAATATACAGGTACATTGGTAATTAATAATAGAATATGTAACTTTCTTATTTAGAGAGATGGAGGGACTGGCCCTAGGATATCTCAGCAACAGACATTTTTGTACTGTGCTAATTCCAGTAGCGTTATGCTTGAAGATAAGAAGAGTCATTATCCATGATACGAATCTCTTCTTTTTAAGAAGGGTTTTTTTGTGCCCTGAAAAGCTAACGTAAACATACTAATTTAACTTTAGAGGGGTTGTCCAAATTGATTAACACAATTACGAAAGCACCATTTAGATCAGACCACGTAGGGAGCTTCTTGCGTCCACAAGCACTAAAAGATGCAAGAGCACAATATCAGAAAGGTGACATAACAAAGAAAGAACTACGTTCGATTGAGGATATTGAGATTGCTAGAATTGTTGAAAAGCAAAAAGAAGTAGGTCTGAGGGCCGTAACAGATGGTGAATTCAGAAGAAGATGGTGGCATTTGGATT encodes:
- a CDS encoding sugar ABC transporter ATP-binding protein, whose amino-acid sequence is MSDYILEMNQITKEFTGVKALSNVNFKVEKGEIHCLVGENGAGKSTLMKVLSGVYPYGSYQGDIVFEGNIQQFHKINDSVDTGIVIIYQELALFPDLSVYENIFIGNEIKRRGIIDSNQTISRAKELLQKVKLNINPETLVKDLSVGKQQLVEIAKALSKNVKLLILDEPTAALNENDSENLLDLLRELKRQGISCIMISHKLKEVISIADKATVLRDGKTICTLDAAKEEISEVRIIKNMVGREIEDIYPKRPDKKIGEKVLEVRSWFAFDSQLGRHVAKDINIHVNKGEIVGIAGLMGSGRTEFALSIFGNPKSYKLHGELLVEGVPKSFKHTSEAIKAGIAYVTEDRKGDGLFLAQDIKRNVTAAYLQGISTNGMMNENEEVKVANEYKNSLYIKASSIEQIVGNLSGGNQQKVSLGKWLFVGPKLLILDEPTRGIDVGAKFEIYTIMNKLISQGMSIIMISSELGEVLGMSDRIYVMAQGEIKGELSIDAANQENIMQLATQ
- a CDS encoding sugar ABC transporter permease is translated as MDFYNEFKTLMKVNIREYGMYIALLIILITFTIMTDGLFMSSRNISNLLDATGYIAVLAVGMTLVIVIRHIDLSVGFGAGFLGAIAAILLTQAGMPVIVVIPVILIFGIIVGLFIGLLVATIGIPSFVATLAGMLIFRGALLQVTAKTGTIIINNDHFNSIGNGFIPSIATINGLHILSLIVGAIGILFYIYREISIRKNKLKYNFEIVSFPIFILKLVFVSAIIAYITWILAGYNGFSWTVVIMLVVTMIYHFLSTKTVLGRHIYAVGSNPEAAHLSGINVKKITYIVFGSMGMLAALSGILFTSRLQSATTTAGTLFELDAIAAAYVGGVSAAGGVGKITGAIIGAVVMAALSNGMNLLGVGISYQYIIRGGVLALAVIFDVLTRKQRA
- the ahpC gene encoding alkyl hydroperoxide reductase subunit C, with the protein product MSLIGKEVLPFTAQAYRNGDFMEVSEQNFKGHWSVVCFYPADFTFVCPTELEDLQEQYPALQELGVEVFSVSRDSHFTHKAWHDTSEAIGKITYTMIGDPAHVLSRNFDVFIEELGQADRGTFIIDPDGIIQAIEINADGIGRDASTLINKVKAAQYVRNNPGEVCPAKWKEGAETLKPSLDLVGKI
- the ahpF gene encoding alkyl hydroperoxide reductase subunit F yields the protein MILESDIKAQLNQYLQLLENDVLLKVSASSDKLSNDMLALADELATMSSRIKVEQTTLERTPSFSVNRIGDDTGVAFAGIPLGHEFTSFVLALLQVSGRAPKIDQSLIDRVKGIKGEYHFETYVSLTCHNCPDVVQALNIMSVLNPGITHTMIDGAAFKEEVESKNIMAVPTVFLNGESFGSGRMTLEEILAKMGSTADASEFSDKEPFDVLVVGGGPSGASAAIYAARKGIRTGIVAERFGGQIMDTLGIENFISVKYTEGPKLAASLEEHVKEYNIDVMNTQRAKRLEKNEFVEIELENGAVLKSKSVILSTGARWRNIGVPGEAEFKNKGVAYCPHCDGPLFEGKDVAVIGGGNSGIEAAIDLAGIVKHVTVLEFSAELKADTVLQDRLYSLPNVTVIKNAQTKEITGTDKVNGITYIDRETEEERHIELQGVFVQIGLVPNTDWLGETVERTRTGEIVVDNHGATNIPGVFAAGDCTNSPYKQIIISMGSGATAALGAFDYLIRN
- a CDS encoding uracil-DNA glycosylase yields the protein MEILKNDWAPILEGEFKKPYYQQLRKSLKQEYQTRVIYPDQNDIFNALHFTSFNDTKVVIIGQDPYHGPGQAHGLSFSVKPEVKIPPSLQNIYKELHTDLGCYIPDNGYLVKWAKQGVLMLNAVLTVRAGIPNSHKGLGWEIFTDKVIETLNQRETPVVFILWGKFAQQKQQLITSPRHFIIKSPHPSPFSANRGFFGSSPFSRTNAILREIGKEEIDWQIPNL
- the mqo gene encoding malate dehydrogenase (quinone), with translation MSNRQTTTDVILIGAGIMSATLGTLLKELVPDWKITVFEKLESPGEESSNEWNNAGTGHSALCELNYTVEKPDGTLDISKAITINEQFQLSRQFWSYLVNSNLISNPQDFIMPLPHMSLVQGENNVSFLKKRFKALSNNPLFQGMEFSEDPNKLMEWIPLIMENRTSKEPIAATKIDSGTDVNFGALTRILFDHLKSKDVDIRYKHQVEDIKRTEDGLWELKVWNMETGSIERHTSKFVFIGGGGGSLPLLQKTGIPESKHIGGFPVSGLFLVCNNQEIVEQHHAKVYGKAAVGAPPMSVPHLDTRYIDNKKKSLLFGPFAGFSPKFLKTGSNMDLILSVKPNNVFTMLAAGAKNIPLTKYLVQQLMLSKEQRIEELREFVPNAKSEDWDIVVAGQRVQVIKDTEAGGKGTLQFGTEVITGANGTIAALLGASPGASTAVHVMLDIIKKCFPEHQKEWEPKIKEMIPSYGLSLVENPELFKEVHTSTAQALGLSHSEKETVSS